The Papaver somniferum cultivar HN1 unplaced genomic scaffold, ASM357369v1 unplaced-scaffold_18, whole genome shotgun sequence genome includes a window with the following:
- the LOC113337795 gene encoding F-box/kelch-repeat protein At3g06240-like → MVLNPNSFHVKYGFGYDDNIDDYKVVRISDGENYGCLDIQVYTLGSDSWHHVLTIPFSFCSESTFYSVLFNGALHWLGVITASRKASSKVILSFEISKEQLVHSLLPEENEKEVKGMGVLGDCICLIVNDLTYGRTNIWVMQDYGVQNSGTKRFTITQLPIDKYFSFQPIWSFESGEVLLDTTKDLNIYDTKSGKVRIAMSDTYISINREFYVESLVSVKSGTYAEKKPEGQSR, encoded by the coding sequence ATGGTTCTGAATCCCAACAGTTTCCACGTAAAATACGGCTTTGGTTATGATGACAACATCGATGATTACAAGGTGGTACGCATCTCGGATGGTGAAAATTATGGATGTTTAGATATTCAAGTTTATACATTAGGGTCAGATTCATGGCATCATGTTCTAACCATCCCTTTCTCGTTTTGCTCTGAAAGCACTTTCTATAGTGTGCTTTTTAACGGAGCTCTTCACTGGTTAGGGGTTATCACTGCTTCTCGAAAAGCATCTTCTAAGGTTATACTCTCTTTCGAAATTAGCAAGGAGCAACTTGTGCATTCGCTGCTTCCGGAAGAAAACGAAAAAGAAGTTAAAGGTATGGGAGTGCTTGGAGACTGCATTTGTTTAATTGTGAATGATCTCACATATGGCCGGACGAATATATGGGTCATGCAAGATTATGGAGTGCAAAATTCTGGGACTAAACGATTTACTATTACTCAACTACCCATAGACAAATATTTCTCCTTTCAGCCAATTTGGTCTTTCGAAAGTGGTGAGGTTCTACTAGATACTACCAAGGATTTAAATATATATGACACTAAAAGTGGAAAAGTTAGAATTGCAATGAGTGATACTTATATCAGCATTAATCGAGAGTTCTATGTGGAGAGCCTAGTTTCAGTTAAATCAGGGACTTATGCAGAGAAAAAACCCGAAGGACAATCGAGGTAA
- the LOC113337880 gene encoding uncharacterized protein LOC113337880 codes for MGSVISRSCSSKSSFNPQGNAADIEFPSQETLQSKTVKVRFQLMQECSYGQEFLVVGDDPILGAWDPSSAVPLKWSEGNLWKAELDVPIDKTIEFKFVLKDPNTGEVIWHPRPNRVFQTWETKLIVVYEDWDIIFGDWHILFEDWDAVGFLQTWVDLPNSNEKRLVVVKPLSSSLLSSADVSSIRLDLLFESLAFQLKNMDELQ; via the exons ATGGGATCAGTTATTAGCAGATCTTGTTCCTCTAAGTCATCTTTTAATCCCCAG GGCAATGCTGCAGACATTGAATTTCCATCTCAAGAAACGC TTCAATCGAAGACGGTCAAAGTGAGATTTCAACTGATGCAAGAGTGTTCGTATGGTCAAGAATTTCTAGTCGTTGGCGATGATCCGATCTTGGGTGCTTGGGACCCTTCTAGTGCAGTACCATTAAAATGGTCGGAAGGAAACCTCTGGAAAGCTGAACTT GATGTTCCGATTGATAAAACAATCGAGTTTAAATTCGTACTCAAAGATCCAAATACAGGAGAGGTTATATGGCATCCTCGCCCAAACAGGGTTTTTCAAACATGGGAAACTAAATTGATTGTTGTTTACGAAGACTGGGACATTATTTTTGGAGACTGGCACATTTTATTCGAAGACTGGGACGCCGTAGGGTTTCTTCAAACATGGGTAGACTTGCCCAATTCGAACGAGAAGAGACTCGTCGTCGTTAAGCCGCTCAGTAGTTCTCTGCTCAGTAGTGCTGATGTTTCTTCAATCCGGCTCGACCTCCTTTTCGAAAGTCTAGCTTTTCAACTAAAAAATATGGATGAACTTCAGTAG
- the LOC113337797 gene encoding starch-binding domain-containing protein 1-like, which produces METLMSSSSSPASSLLLRSSKNRSFSSAKSTPLLSTSNKPEFVSLFPASHQKRSNYNNVDVSHSISPQFKAIIIGSVSCRSTSCESSFYPQSNAANTEIPSQESFQSKTVKVRFQLMQECSYGKEFLVVGDDPILGAWDPSSAIPLKWSEGNLWKAQLDVPTDKIIQFKFILKDPKTGEIIWDPRPNRVFRTW; this is translated from the exons ATGGAAACCCTGatgagttcttcttcttctccagctTCTTCACTCCTTCTCCGAAGTAGTAAGAACAGATCATTTTCATCTGCAAAATCAACTCCTCTTCTCTCGACTAGTAATAAACCTGAGTTTGTTAGTTTGTTTCCTGCTTCTCATCAGAAACGTAGTAATTACAACAATGTCGATGTATCTCATTCGATTTCACCACAATTTAAAGCTATTATTATTGGATCAGTTTCTTGCAGATCTACTTCCTGTGAATCCTCTTTTTATCCCCAG AGCAATGCTGCAAACACTGAAATTCCATCTCAAGAATCGT TCCAATCGAAGACGGTCAAAGTGAGATTTCAACTGATGCAGGAGTGTTCGTATGGTAAAGAATTTCTAGTCGTTGGCGATGATCCGATCTTGGGTGCTTGGGACCCTTCAAGTGCGATACCATTAAAATGGTCGGAAGGAAACCTCTGGAAAGCTCAACTT GATGTGCCGACTGATAAAATAATCCAGTTTAAATTCATACTCAAAGATCCAAAAACAGGAGAGATTATATGGGATCCTCGCCCAAACAGAGTTTTTCGAACATGGTAA